The following are encoded together in the Flavobacterium sp. TR2 genome:
- a CDS encoding gliding motility-associated C-terminal domain-containing protein translates to MAKNYISPLHFVLFFIFFTLFPSKLTAQCAGDDNTNELICDVSNPIYQSVNLFSLLGGSPVPGGTWTGSSKQGLDASNGILNAQLILGGGTYYYTYTAPATSGCTDNKAVVTITIGAYVGVGSEATVCSKDRFFNLFTAFDSKVMGPHVNGKFTTDKGVPVESSIKIDQYTAKTTLHFIYTVPAVPACSPAEKSTNVQVTIYIAPEAGDPQNLELCGTTDLAGYTNLDLNDQLTGEDSGGTWTGIGISSATDHNINLQELFDANGPGEYFYTYTVLAVPNNYICENDDATVKILLEKRLDFTGSKIAVSKDICESEIATATYSAKIIQGTESIPNGEYDITYSVAGPETSGFENVRGDFVNGVFNFPIKSAYFRQVGKYTITVTRIVSTSSKGKCVDIFSPFSTILTIYPLPRLTNATLSALPICQNDPATIQVITPQLPDGKYLISYNINGENLALGETAEMLAVGGKASFTIPGNLTVRSGLSVVTIYSITDITNPSPQCTNTANVAGNLNINPLPNAVTVVAKVNDYCLNAPVTVAVSGLGNLTNASISYTLSGANSSSVQTIAKAVANGRLDFVIPAELLLTAGTTKITLLNLTNTVTNCNVNLSNAADDFVINPIPLAPIVADQQFCKVDGAVIANLEPKGSQYKWYNAAAATAPLAVDYVLKTEDYFVRETSTAGCTSEPAKVSVIIHDTPAPEMTGTADFCGLANPKISDLSNKTNVPSTVSWYDAVDGNLLPSATLLVHNATYYGYDLNETTRCLSENYKEIKVSLQDCEVAAYEFFIPDGFSPNGDGVNDSFVIKDIEFLYPNYTLEIYNRYGNGMYKGDNSKPAWDGKNYEKSGIAGGIAPNGVYFYVLHFNKDNKPPKQGRLYLNR, encoded by the coding sequence ATGGCAAAAAACTACATTAGCCCCCTCCATTTTGTATTGTTTTTTATTTTTTTTACGTTATTTCCTTCCAAACTAACGGCACAATGTGCTGGTGACGATAATACAAATGAATTAATTTGCGATGTTTCTAATCCAATCTATCAATCTGTAAATTTATTTTCTTTATTAGGCGGTTCTCCAGTTCCTGGCGGAACATGGACGGGGAGTAGTAAGCAAGGTCTAGATGCTTCCAATGGTATTTTAAACGCACAGCTTATTCTTGGCGGCGGAACATATTATTATACTTATACCGCTCCAGCAACTTCCGGATGTACAGATAACAAGGCTGTAGTCACGATTACGATAGGTGCATATGTGGGAGTTGGATCGGAAGCAACAGTTTGTAGTAAAGATAGGTTTTTTAATCTTTTTACAGCTTTTGACAGTAAAGTAATGGGGCCTCATGTAAATGGTAAATTTACAACCGACAAAGGGGTGCCTGTAGAATCCAGCATAAAGATTGACCAATATACAGCTAAAACTACGCTTCACTTTATCTATACTGTGCCTGCCGTGCCCGCTTGTTCTCCTGCCGAAAAATCGACCAATGTACAGGTGACAATTTATATAGCTCCAGAAGCAGGAGACCCTCAAAATTTGGAATTATGCGGCACTACTGATTTAGCAGGATATACCAATTTAGATTTAAATGATCAGCTTACTGGTGAAGACAGCGGAGGCACATGGACAGGCATCGGAATATCATCGGCCACGGATCATAATATTAATCTTCAAGAATTGTTCGATGCAAATGGGCCAGGAGAATATTTTTATACTTATACTGTTTTAGCAGTTCCTAACAACTATATATGTGAAAATGATGATGCTACTGTAAAGATATTGCTTGAAAAAAGACTTGATTTTACAGGATCAAAAATCGCAGTTAGTAAAGATATCTGCGAATCGGAAATTGCCACGGCAACGTATTCGGCAAAGATTATACAAGGGACAGAAAGTATTCCAAATGGAGAATATGACATTACTTATAGTGTTGCAGGACCTGAAACATCTGGATTTGAAAATGTAAGAGGTGATTTTGTGAATGGAGTATTTAACTTTCCAATCAAATCCGCTTATTTTCGACAAGTGGGCAAGTATACTATTACGGTTACGCGCATCGTCTCAACATCTAGCAAAGGAAAATGTGTAGATATTTTTAGTCCGTTTTCAACTATTTTAACCATTTATCCGTTACCGCGATTGACTAATGCCACATTATCGGCACTTCCTATTTGTCAAAATGATCCTGCGACAATTCAAGTTATTACGCCTCAATTGCCAGACGGAAAATATCTTATTTCTTATAACATAAATGGAGAAAATCTGGCTCTTGGCGAAACAGCAGAAATGCTTGCAGTTGGCGGAAAAGCATCTTTTACAATTCCCGGAAACCTGACTGTAAGAAGCGGATTGTCTGTGGTTACCATTTATAGCATAACTGATATTACAAACCCTTCACCTCAATGCACCAATACAGCAAATGTTGCAGGAAATTTAAATATAAATCCGTTGCCCAATGCCGTAACGGTGGTTGCAAAAGTTAATGATTACTGTCTGAATGCACCCGTTACAGTCGCAGTTTCGGGTTTAGGCAATTTGACAAATGCGAGTATTTCATACACGCTTTCAGGAGCTAATTCTTCTTCTGTACAGACAATTGCCAAAGCTGTGGCAAATGGCAGATTAGATTTTGTTATTCCTGCCGAATTGCTTTTAACTGCAGGAACGACAAAAATTACATTATTGAATTTAACTAATACAGTTACAAACTGTAATGTAAATTTAAGCAATGCCGCAGATGATTTTGTAATTAATCCGATTCCGCTAGCGCCAATTGTTGCAGACCAGCAGTTTTGTAAAGTTGATGGAGCCGTAATAGCCAATTTAGAACCAAAAGGATCGCAATATAAATGGTATAATGCTGCAGCAGCAACAGCGCCCCTTGCGGTTGATTATGTTTTAAAAACAGAAGATTATTTCGTTCGAGAAACTTCTACGGCAGGATGTACATCAGAACCAGCAAAAGTTTCGGTCATTATTCATGATACGCCAGCACCAGAAATGACAGGAACAGCAGACTTCTGCGGATTGGCAAACCCTAAAATAAGTGATCTTTCTAACAAAACAAATGTTCCTTCAACAGTTTCTTGGTACGATGCAGTAGACGGTAATTTATTGCCTTCTGCAACATTATTAGTTCATAATGCAACTTATTACGGATACGATTTAAACGAAACAACTAGATGCCTTTCAGAAAACTACAAAGAAATAAAAGTTTCATTGCAGGACTGTGAGGTTGCGGCGTATGAGTTTTTTATTCCAGACGGATTTTCGCCAAACGGAGATGGCGTAAACGATTCGTTTGTGATAAAAGATATTGAATTTTTATATCCAAATTATACGCTTGAAATTTATAACAGATACGGAAACGGAATGTATAAAGGAGATAACAGTAAGCCAGCTTGGGATGGCAAAAACTATGAAAAGAGCGGTATCGCTGGAGGCATTGCACCCAATGGAGTTTACTTTTATGTGCTGCATTTCAATAAAGACAATAAACCGCCAAAACAAGGCCGTCTTTATTTAAATCGATAA
- a CDS encoding type IX secretion system membrane protein PorP/SprF yields MKKIILLIHFLFYLSVSAQQDPEYTHYMYNMSVVNPAYATGVPAMMNFGGLYRTQWVGAYGSPKTFTFFGHTAINDKIEAGISFISDDIGDGAKKENNVYADFAYVLKLGGKNKLSLGLKAGFSSMQTNFNGFHFTDPQTDFAFSENINATKPNIGVGAYYFRDNLYVGLSVPNLLKSKYIEEKSGINAFGAEEMHTFLTAGYVFQVNDKLKLKPAFMSKFVKGAPITLDVTANVLYNEKFEFGAAYRIDDSVSALFNINVTPTLRVGYAYDYTLTNFGQFNSGTHEIMLLFDLDLLGKGFDKSPRFF; encoded by the coding sequence ATGAAAAAAATAATACTCCTTATACATTTCCTTTTCTATTTATCGGTCTCAGCGCAGCAAGATCCAGAATACACGCATTATATGTACAATATGAGCGTGGTCAATCCTGCGTATGCAACGGGAGTTCCTGCCATGATGAATTTTGGCGGGTTGTACAGAACGCAATGGGTGGGCGCATACGGTTCTCCAAAAACATTTACGTTTTTTGGACATACTGCGATCAATGACAAAATAGAAGCAGGCATCTCTTTTATTTCGGATGATATTGGTGATGGAGCCAAAAAAGAAAATAATGTTTACGCTGATTTTGCCTATGTTTTAAAATTAGGCGGAAAAAATAAATTGTCGCTGGGTTTAAAAGCTGGATTTTCATCTATGCAAACCAATTTTAACGGTTTTCATTTTACAGATCCCCAGACAGATTTTGCCTTTTCAGAAAATATAAATGCAACAAAACCAAATATTGGAGTTGGAGCCTACTATTTTAGAGATAATCTGTATGTTGGACTATCTGTGCCTAATCTGCTGAAATCAAAATACATTGAAGAAAAATCAGGAATTAATGCTTTTGGTGCTGAAGAAATGCACACTTTTTTAACGGCTGGTTATGTTTTTCAAGTTAACGATAAGCTGAAATTAAAGCCTGCCTTTATGTCAAAATTTGTAAAAGGCGCGCCAATCACTTTAGATGTTACTGCGAATGTTCTGTACAACGAAAAGTTTGAATTTGGAGCCGCATACAGAATTGATGATTCAGTAAGCGCTTTATTCAATATCAATGTTACGCCTACGCTGAGAGTAGGTTATGCGTATGATTATACGCTCACAAACTTTGGCCAGTTTAATTCTGGAACGCATGAAATTATGCTGCTGTTTGATTTGGACTTGTTAGGAAAAGGATTTGATAAATCACCAAGATTCTTCTAA
- a CDS encoding OmpA family protein, translating to MKKLLVIIFVFSIQFIKAQDQELIRAKRFFDKTYYSEAIILYQKLADERPSQEVIKNLADSYFYTNDLVKAQRYYRLLISNYSNNVDREYYFRHAQTLKATNSTDDANANLKEYYAKSSNPEDIANFEKELKTLENVTAIGKRFEIKNLAINTPNSEFGAVKYQEKLVFAGVKLKPGLFDKKFKWDNETYLNLVSIPLKNMNSADSIVHYFAKELKTGMHESNAVFTKDGKTIYFTRNNSKNGKKKKDDKKVSNLQIFKAELVEGKWTNITSLPFNSPNYSVEHPALSADEKILYFASDMPGSLGSFDIYSVNINKGAFDTPKNLGSEINTYKREQFPFASADNKLYFSSDGHLGYGSLDVFVSEINGNEYSKPVNVGLPLNSNLDDFAFNIDSNTKEGFFASNREGGKGSDDIYQFKEIKDLIVEDCKQFIAGTITDIDTRLALENATVLLQDSENKTLSTITTSADGKFSFTVACEASYKISAFKENYTNASKILTLDKTRDKVNDGSLALKSLEAIKKEEKQIAENKRKQEIIIEEENKKKEALAALELKEKEKKTKEAAIVAAEIKKQEKVKEILAKEKDVVKDKDRLIIKTDPIYFDYDLWYIRKESKVILGRVVELMKKYPDMAIEIGSHTDSRGNEKYNADLSQKRANSTRDFIVQSGIEAKRVSAKGYGESVPIVKCKTDESCSEEEHELNRRSEFVIKNL from the coding sequence ATGAAAAAATTACTCGTTATTATATTCGTATTTTCAATACAGTTTATAAAAGCCCAGGATCAGGAATTGATTAGAGCAAAACGTTTTTTTGATAAAACCTACTACAGCGAAGCCATTATTTTATACCAAAAATTAGCAGACGAAAGACCTTCGCAAGAAGTCATTAAAAACTTGGCCGATTCTTATTTCTATACTAATGATTTGGTAAAAGCACAGCGTTATTATCGTCTTTTAATTTCAAATTACAGCAATAATGTAGACCGGGAATATTACTTTAGACACGCGCAGACTTTAAAAGCAACCAATAGCACCGATGATGCAAACGCCAATTTAAAAGAATATTATGCCAAATCTTCTAATCCAGAAGATATTGCCAATTTTGAAAAAGAACTTAAAACTTTAGAAAATGTTACCGCAATCGGCAAGCGTTTCGAAATAAAAAATCTAGCCATAAACACTCCAAATTCTGAATTCGGAGCGGTTAAATACCAAGAAAAGTTAGTTTTTGCGGGAGTAAAGTTGAAGCCAGGCCTGTTTGACAAAAAATTTAAATGGGACAATGAAACCTATTTGAATTTGGTTTCAATTCCTTTAAAAAACATGAATTCGGCAGATTCCATCGTTCATTATTTTGCCAAAGAATTAAAAACAGGAATGCACGAATCGAATGCCGTTTTTACAAAAGATGGCAAGACCATATATTTTACCCGAAACAATTCTAAAAACGGAAAGAAGAAAAAAGATGATAAAAAAGTTTCCAATCTTCAGATTTTTAAAGCAGAACTGGTAGAAGGAAAATGGACAAATATTACGTCGCTTCCATTCAATAGCCCTAATTATTCTGTTGAGCATCCCGCTTTGAGCGCAGACGAAAAAATATTGTACTTCGCTTCAGATATGCCCGGGTCTTTGGGGTCTTTTGATATTTATTCAGTAAACATAAATAAAGGCGCATTTGATACTCCGAAGAATTTAGGTTCTGAAATTAACACCTACAAGAGAGAACAGTTTCCTTTTGCTTCGGCAGACAATAAATTATATTTTTCATCAGATGGGCATTTAGGTTACGGATCTTTAGATGTTTTTGTTTCGGAAATTAATGGAAATGAATATTCAAAACCTGTAAATGTCGGACTTCCGCTGAATTCTAATTTAGATGATTTTGCTTTTAATATTGATTCCAATACCAAAGAAGGATTTTTTGCATCGAATAGAGAAGGAGGGAAAGGAAGCGACGATATTTATCAATTCAAGGAAATAAAAGACTTGATTGTTGAAGACTGCAAACAGTTTATTGCTGGAACCATTACCGATATTGATACCCGGTTGGCTCTTGAAAACGCAACGGTATTACTGCAAGATTCAGAAAATAAAACCTTAAGCACGATTACAACTTCTGCTGACGGGAAATTTAGTTTTACGGTTGCTTGTGAGGCTTCGTACAAAATTAGCGCTTTCAAAGAAAATTATACGAATGCTTCTAAAATACTAACATTAGATAAAACTAGAGATAAAGTAAATGATGGTTCTTTGGCTTTGAAATCTTTAGAAGCAATTAAAAAAGAAGAAAAACAGATTGCCGAAAATAAGAGAAAGCAGGAAATTATTATTGAAGAAGAAAACAAGAAAAAAGAAGCTTTGGCGGCACTTGAGTTAAAAGAAAAAGAGAAAAAAACCAAAGAAGCGGCTATCGTTGCTGCTGAAATTAAAAAGCAGGAAAAGGTAAAAGAGATTCTAGCAAAGGAAAAAGATGTCGTAAAAGACAAAGACCGTTTAATCATTAAAACAGATCCAATTTACTTTGATTATGATTTGTGGTACATTCGTAAAGAATCAAAAGTAATTTTAGGAAGAGTTGTCGAATTGATGAAGAAATATCCTGATATGGCAATCGAAATAGGCTCGCATACCGATTCACGAGGAAACGAGAAGTACAACGCTGATTTATCTCAGAAAAGAGCAAACTCAACTAGAGATTTTATTGTCCAATCTGGAATTGAAGCCAAAAGGGTTTCTGCAAAAGGCTATGGCGAATCGGTTCCGATTGTAAAATGCAAAACAGATGAATCTTGCTCAGAAGAAGAACACGAATTAAACAGAAGATCTGAATTTGTAATTAAAAATTTATAA
- a CDS encoding DUF1573 domain-containing protein, translating to MKNAASFIAVLVFSAISYAQNGPKIEFAAPDNTIDYGKISKGDNGLRSFEFTNTGDAPLLITGAESTVSSIVVTKPAAAIMPGKKGKIDVKYNMVAGPIRKTITVETNAVNYPDGRVALKIKGEVQ from the coding sequence ATGAAAAATGCAGCCTCTTTTATTGCAGTTCTAGTATTTAGTGCAATAAGTTATGCTCAAAACGGCCCAAAAATTGAATTTGCAGCCCCAGACAATACTATTGATTATGGAAAAATTTCTAAGGGTGACAATGGGCTTCGTTCCTTTGAATTTACAAACACTGGAGATGCTCCTTTATTAATTACAGGGGCAGAATCTACTGTAAGTTCTATTGTTGTAACAAAACCTGCGGCAGCAATTATGCCTGGCAAAAAAGGAAAAATCGATGTAAAATATAATATGGTCGCAGGACCGATCCGTAAAACGATTACTGTTGAAACAAACGCAGTAAACTATCCTGACGGAAGAGTAGCTCTTAAAATTAAGGGTGAAGTTCAATAA
- a CDS encoding valine--tRNA ligase, producing MTIPAQFDAKTIESKWYDYWMKNNYFHSEPDHRTPYTIVIPPPNVTGVLHMGHMLNNTIQDVLIRRARLKGFNACWVPGTDHASIATEAKVVAKLKAEGINKNDLTREEFLKHAWEWTDKYGGTILEQLKKLGASCDWERTKFTMDPDMSASVIKSFVDLYNKGLIYRGYRMVNWDPEAKTTLSDEEVIYEEQQGKLFFLKYKIEGSEDFLTIATTRPETIFGDTAICINPNDERFAHLKGKKAIVPICGRVIPIIEDEYVDVEFGTGCLKVTPAHDMNDKTLGEKHNLEIVDIFNEDATLNSFGLHYQGKDRFVVRTEIAKELEEIGALAKTETHLNKVGTSERTKAVIEPRLSDQWFLKMEELVKPAIKSVLETGDIKLHPKRFENTYAHWLNNIRDWNISRQLWWGQQIPAYYYGDGKEDFVVAENIEDALTLAKEKTSNSSLTTSDLKQDVDALDTWFSSWLWPMSVFGGIMDPESPDFKYYYPTNDLVTGPDILFFWVARMIIAGYEYAGEKPFTNVYLTGLVRDKQRRKMSKSLGNSPDPLDLIEKFGADGVRVGLLLSASAGNDIMFDEELCLQGKAFSNKIWNAFKLIKGWEVSETIPQPESSKVAIEWYEAKLQQTLVDIEDNFEKYRISDSLMAIYKLVWDDFCSWFLEMIKPAYQQPIDSVTFAKAIEMLENNLKLLHPFMPFLTEEIWQLIAERTPEEALIVSTWPEVKPFDAKLIADFENSIEVISGIRTIRKDKNIPFKDAIELKGINSENVSTYFDSIITKLGNVSAFEYVSEKVDGALSFRVKSNEYFIPITGNIDVEAEIAKLTEELNYTKGFLKSVEAKLSNEKFVNGAPEKVLNLEKQKQADALAKIATIEQSLAGLK from the coding sequence ATGACAATTCCAGCACAATTTGACGCTAAGACGATTGAGAGTAAATGGTATGATTACTGGATGAAAAACAACTATTTTCATTCAGAACCAGATCATAGAACACCGTACACCATTGTAATTCCGCCGCCAAACGTCACTGGAGTCCTTCACATGGGACATATGTTGAATAATACGATTCAGGATGTTTTAATTCGTAGAGCGCGTCTTAAAGGTTTCAACGCTTGTTGGGTACCTGGAACAGATCACGCATCTATTGCTACTGAAGCAAAAGTAGTAGCGAAATTAAAAGCAGAAGGAATTAATAAAAACGATTTGACCCGCGAAGAATTCCTAAAACACGCTTGGGAATGGACAGATAAATATGGCGGAACAATCTTGGAGCAACTTAAAAAATTAGGTGCTTCTTGCGATTGGGAACGTACGAAATTCACGATGGATCCAGATATGTCTGCATCTGTAATTAAATCGTTTGTAGATTTATACAACAAAGGGTTAATCTACAGAGGATACCGTATGGTGAACTGGGATCCAGAAGCAAAAACTACTCTTTCTGACGAAGAAGTAATTTATGAGGAACAGCAAGGAAAATTATTTTTCTTAAAATATAAAATCGAAGGTTCAGAAGATTTCTTAACCATCGCTACAACACGTCCGGAAACTATTTTTGGAGATACTGCAATCTGTATCAATCCAAACGATGAGCGTTTTGCACATTTAAAAGGTAAAAAAGCCATTGTTCCAATCTGCGGAAGAGTAATTCCTATTATTGAAGATGAATATGTAGACGTAGAATTCGGAACAGGATGTTTGAAAGTTACGCCTGCGCACGATATGAACGATAAAACGCTGGGTGAAAAACACAACTTAGAAATCGTTGATATTTTTAATGAAGATGCTACTTTAAACAGTTTCGGATTGCACTATCAAGGAAAAGACCGTTTTGTGGTTCGTACTGAAATTGCAAAAGAATTGGAAGAAATTGGCGCTTTGGCAAAAACAGAAACGCACTTAAATAAAGTAGGAACTTCTGAAAGAACAAAAGCGGTAATCGAACCAAGATTATCAGACCAATGGTTCTTGAAAATGGAAGAATTGGTAAAACCAGCCATTAAGTCGGTTTTAGAGACGGGAGACATTAAATTGCATCCAAAACGTTTTGAAAATACTTATGCGCACTGGCTAAACAATATTCGCGATTGGAATATTTCTCGCCAATTATGGTGGGGACAACAAATTCCGGCATACTATTACGGAGACGGAAAAGAAGATTTCGTAGTTGCAGAAAATATTGAAGACGCTTTAACTTTAGCAAAAGAAAAAACATCTAACAGCTCACTGACAACATCTGACTTAAAACAAGATGTTGATGCCTTAGATACATGGTTCTCATCTTGGTTATGGCCAATGTCAGTTTTTGGCGGAATTATGGATCCAGAAAGTCCAGACTTTAAATATTACTATCCAACAAATGACTTGGTAACCGGTCCGGATATTTTATTTTTCTGGGTTGCGAGAATGATTATTGCGGGTTACGAATATGCAGGTGAAAAACCATTTACGAATGTATATTTAACAGGCTTAGTTCGTGATAAACAGCGCCGTAAAATGTCTAAATCATTAGGAAACTCTCCTGATCCTTTAGATTTAATTGAAAAATTTGGTGCCGATGGTGTTCGTGTAGGATTGCTTTTAAGTGCTTCTGCAGGAAACGATATTATGTTTGACGAAGAATTATGCCTTCAAGGAAAAGCTTTTTCAAACAAAATCTGGAATGCTTTCAAATTGATTAAAGGTTGGGAAGTTTCTGAAACAATTCCACAGCCAGAATCATCAAAAGTGGCAATCGAATGGTACGAAGCAAAATTGCAGCAGACTTTAGTAGATATCGAAGATAATTTTGAGAAATACAGAATTTCTGATTCATTGATGGCAATTTATAAATTGGTTTGGGATGATTTCTGTTCATGGTTCTTAGAAATGATCAAACCGGCTTACCAGCAGCCAATTGACAGCGTAACTTTCGCGAAAGCGATCGAAATGCTAGAAAACAACTTGAAGTTATTGCATCCGTTTATGCCTTTCTTGACTGAGGAAATCTGGCAATTAATTGCTGAAAGAACCCCAGAAGAAGCTTTAATTGTTTCAACTTGGCCAGAAGTAAAACCATTTGATGCCAAATTGATTGCTGATTTCGAAAATTCAATTGAAGTGATTTCTGGAATCAGAACGATTCGTAAAGACAAAAATATTCCGTTTAAGGATGCAATCGAATTAAAAGGAATCAACAGCGAAAATGTTTCTACTTATTTTGATTCAATCATAACAAAACTAGGAAATGTTTCGGCTTTCGAATATGTTTCTGAAAAAGTAGACGGAGCATTGTCTTTCCGTGTAAAATCAAATGAATATTTCATTCCGATTACAGGAAATATTGATGTAGAAGCTGAAATTGCAAAACTTACAGAAGAATTAAATTACACAAAAGGATTCTTGAAATCTGTTGAAGCAAAACTTTCAAACGAGAAATTCGTAAATGGAGCTCCAGAGAAGGTTCTTAATTTAGAAAAACAAAAACAAGCAGATGCTCTAGCAAAAATTGCTACAATCGAGCAGAGTTTGGCTGGCTTGAAATAA
- a CDS encoding GyrI-like domain-containing protein, producing MSKLDLTKTDKTYYNAKTIPEIVYIEKTNYISLIGQGDPSGKEFSEKIQALYTTAYVIKFMQKAMNNDFVVPKLEALWSFDDKKYASISMDEAPQKIPRSEWNYRIMIRMPHFVTKEQTKEAIAIAVSKKQNELANAIEFFELKEGKVIQILHIGPFDTEPQTLKKIQDFSIQNNLQQNGLHHEIYLSDFRKTAPDKLKTILREPVK from the coding sequence ATGAGCAAATTAGATTTAACCAAAACAGACAAGACTTACTATAATGCTAAAACTATTCCCGAAATCGTTTATATAGAAAAAACGAATTACATATCGCTTATAGGTCAAGGAGATCCTTCTGGAAAAGAATTTTCAGAAAAAATTCAAGCATTGTACACCACGGCTTATGTCATTAAATTTATGCAGAAGGCAATGAACAATGACTTTGTTGTTCCAAAACTAGAAGCATTATGGAGTTTTGACGATAAAAAATACGCATCTATTTCTATGGATGAAGCTCCGCAAAAAATACCCCGTTCTGAATGGAATTACAGAATCATGATTAGAATGCCCCATTTTGTAACAAAGGAACAAACCAAAGAAGCTATTGCAATTGCGGTCAGCAAAAAACAAAATGAATTAGCAAACGCAATTGAGTTCTTTGAACTAAAAGAAGGCAAAGTCATTCAGATTCTTCACATTGGCCCTTTTGATACTGAACCACAAACTCTTAAAAAAATTCAAGATTTTAGCATTCAGAACAATCTGCAGCAAAATGGGCTGCATCATGAAATTTATCTTTCAGATTTCCGTAAAACAGCTCCCGACAAATTAAAAACAATACTTAGAGAGCCTGTAAAATAG